A genome region from Flavobacterium sp. includes the following:
- the thrA gene encoding bifunctional aspartate kinase/homoserine dehydrogenase I codes for MKVLKFGGTSVANAQNIKLVLEIVNQKAKQDKVVVVVSALSKVTDLLQSAAAKAAANDEGFRDIVAEIEKKHLDTLKELIPVSEQSSLLSHVKRIINHLETLLDGCFLLGELSPRTADTILSFGELLSSYIIAQAFQQTEKDAVYKDSRELIKTNADFGKAAVNFEISNKLIQEYFASNDAKINILPGFIAQTLDGITSTLGRGGSDYTAAIIAGAIDAEQLEIWTDVNGMFTANPKIVKQAQPIANISYQEAMELSHFGAKVLYPPTIQPVLRKNIPILIKNTFEPEAEGTLISDVVLSKDTVVKGISHIDNISLLTLEGPGMIGVAGSSRRLFEVLSQEKINVIFITQASSEHSICIGILNSDADNAEAAINRAFEIEIAQNKIDPCYVEKDLCIIALVGENMKNHQGLSGRMFSTLGKNNVNIRAIAQGASERNISTVINERDVKKALNTLHENFFEENTKQLNLFVMGVGNVGEKFIEQIHNQKKFLKDVLKINVRVIALSNSRKMVFDEDGISLKDWQATLDKGEEAIPTEFIARAKELNLRNSIFVDITANAGVSDLYEKFLKESIAVVTCNKIACSSAYDNYKKLKSLSRQYNAPFLFETNVGAGLPIIDTVKNLIASGDKVHKIQAVLSGSLNFIFNNFDENNSFHDVVKEAGVQGFTEPDPKIDLSGIDVARKILILIRESGYEMDIDAIANESFLPAECLATTNNDDFFASLIKHASHFENIYKEALAKDSRLKYVAQFENGKASVGLQFIPKDHPFYNLEGKDNIVLFYTDRYVDQPLLIKGAGAGAAVTASGIFADVIRIGNI; via the coding sequence ATGAAAGTATTAAAATTTGGCGGAACTTCGGTTGCCAATGCTCAAAATATAAAACTCGTTCTCGAAATTGTTAACCAAAAAGCCAAGCAGGATAAAGTAGTAGTTGTAGTTTCTGCACTTAGTAAAGTAACAGATTTATTGCAATCAGCAGCGGCAAAAGCGGCAGCAAACGACGAAGGCTTTAGAGACATCGTTGCCGAAATCGAGAAAAAACATCTTGACACACTTAAAGAATTGATTCCGGTAAGCGAACAAAGCAGTTTGTTAAGTCATGTAAAAAGAATCATTAATCATTTAGAAACTTTATTAGACGGTTGTTTCCTTTTAGGAGAATTATCTCCAAGAACTGCCGATACTATTTTAAGTTTTGGAGAATTACTTTCTTCCTATATTATCGCACAGGCTTTTCAACAAACTGAAAAAGATGCTGTTTACAAAGACAGTCGAGAATTAATTAAAACAAACGCAGATTTCGGAAAAGCGGCTGTTAACTTTGAAATTTCAAATAAATTAATTCAGGAATATTTTGCTTCGAATGATGCAAAAATCAATATTCTTCCTGGGTTTATTGCACAAACTTTAGATGGAATTACTTCTACTTTAGGACGCGGTGGATCTGATTATACTGCAGCAATTATCGCCGGAGCTATCGATGCAGAACAACTGGAAATCTGGACTGACGTAAACGGAATGTTTACTGCAAATCCTAAAATCGTAAAACAAGCACAGCCAATTGCAAACATTTCATATCAGGAAGCGATGGAATTATCGCATTTTGGTGCTAAAGTTTTGTATCCGCCAACAATTCAGCCAGTTTTAAGAAAAAATATTCCAATTTTAATCAAAAATACTTTTGAACCGGAAGCCGAAGGAACTTTAATTTCTGACGTTGTTTTATCAAAAGATACAGTTGTAAAAGGAATCAGCCATATTGATAATATTTCGCTTTTGACTCTTGAAGGACCGGGAATGATTGGTGTTGCGGGCTCATCAAGACGTTTGTTTGAAGTTTTGTCTCAGGAAAAAATCAACGTTATTTTTATTACTCAGGCTTCTTCTGAACACTCTATTTGTATCGGAATTCTAAATTCTGATGCAGACAATGCTGAGGCTGCCATTAATAGAGCTTTTGAAATCGAAATTGCACAAAACAAAATCGATCCTTGTTATGTAGAAAAAGACCTTTGCATTATTGCTTTGGTTGGTGAAAACATGAAAAATCACCAAGGTTTGAGCGGAAGAATGTTCAGCACTTTAGGAAAAAACAACGTAAACATTCGTGCCATTGCGCAAGGTGCTTCTGAAAGAAATATTTCGACTGTAATTAATGAAAGAGACGTCAAAAAAGCACTGAATACTTTACACGAAAACTTCTTTGAAGAAAACACAAAACAGCTGAATTTATTTGTTATGGGAGTTGGAAATGTGGGTGAGAAATTCATCGAACAAATCCACAATCAAAAGAAATTCTTAAAAGATGTTTTAAAAATTAATGTTCGTGTAATCGCTTTATCAAACTCAAGAAAAATGGTATTTGATGAAGACGGAATTTCGTTAAAAGATTGGCAAGCGACTTTAGATAAAGGCGAAGAAGCAATTCCGACAGAATTCATAGCTCGCGCAAAAGAACTGAATTTAAGAAACAGCATTTTTGTTGATATTACGGCAAATGCAGGCGTTTCTGACCTATACGAGAAATTCTTAAAAGAGAGTATTGCGGTTGTAACTTGCAACAAAATTGCATGTTCATCTGCTTACGACAATTATAAAAAACTAAAAAGCTTATCACGTCAATACAATGCTCCGTTTTTGTTTGAAACGAATGTTGGTGCGGGATTGCCAATTATTGATACGGTAAAGAACTTGATTGCTTCTGGAGATAAAGTGCATAAAATTCAAGCGGTTTTATCGGGAAGTTTGAACTTTATTTTCAACAATTTTGATGAGAATAATTCTTTCCACGATGTGGTTAAAGAAGCGGGAGTTCAAGGTTTCACAGAACCAGATCCAAAAATCGACTTAAGCGGTATCGATGTTGCTCGTAAAATCTTAATCCTAATTCGCGAAAGCGGTTACGAAATGGACATTGACGCCATTGCAAACGAATCGTTCCTTCCAGCAGAATGTTTAGCAACAACAAACAATGACGATTTCTTTGCATCGTTAATTAAACATGCATCTCATTTCGAGAACATTTACAAAGAAGCTTTAGCCAAAGATTCAAGATTGAAATACGTTGCGCAATTCGAAAACGGAAAAGCAAGCGTAGGTCTGCAATTCATTCCAAAAGATCATCCTTTCTACAATTTAGAAGGAAAAGATAATATCGTGCTTTTCTATACAGATCGTTACGTAGATCAGCCTTTATTGATCAAAGGCGCCGGAGCCGGAGCCGCGGTTACCGCTTCAGGAATATTTGCAGATGTAATCCGCATAGGAAATATATAA
- the hutH gene encoding histidine ammonia-lyase — protein sequence MRDIHYISTETITLETLHEIIANDKKLELSEEAKVNVQKCRDYLDKKMESHTAPIYGINTGFGSLYSVKISNENLSKLQENLVKSHACGTGEEVPAEIVKMMLLLKIQSLSYGHSGVQLKTLERLVDFYNNDILPIIYTQGSLGASGDLAPLAHLSLPLIGEGKVFFEGKKTDSAEVLKHFNWEPIVLQSKEGLALLNGTQFMSAYGAHILIKAYKYSYLADLIGTISLEGFDGRIEPFNELIHYIRPHKGQIVTAQRITEFLEGSEIIAQEKKHVQDPYSFRCMPQVHGASKDAIDYVRKVFKTEINSVTDNPNIFIEADQIISGGNFHGQPLALALDFMAIALAELGSISERRTYQLISGLRNLPAFLVDNPGLNSGFMIPQYTAASIASQNKQLATPASIDSIVSSNGQEDHVSMGANGATKALRILDNLERILAIELLNASQAIAYREPLKSSDFIEMFLSSYREVVPLVKEDRILHNDIENTVLFLDSFQIENDLLTMA from the coding sequence ATGAGGGATATCCATTATATTAGTACTGAAACTATAACTTTAGAAACGCTGCACGAAATTATAGCAAATGATAAAAAGCTTGAATTGTCTGAGGAAGCGAAAGTAAATGTTCAAAAATGCCGTGATTATTTAGATAAAAAAATGGAGTCGCATACAGCTCCTATTTACGGTATTAATACAGGTTTCGGGTCACTTTATAGTGTTAAAATCTCAAACGAGAATTTATCTAAACTTCAGGAAAACTTAGTAAAATCTCACGCCTGCGGAACAGGGGAGGAAGTTCCTGCTGAGATTGTAAAAATGATGCTTTTGCTTAAAATACAGTCTTTAAGTTATGGACACTCTGGGGTTCAGTTAAAAACTTTAGAGCGTTTGGTAGATTTTTACAATAATGATATTCTTCCTATTATTTATACACAAGGTTCACTTGGAGCTTCTGGAGATTTAGCTCCTTTGGCACATCTATCTTTACCTTTAATTGGAGAAGGAAAAGTGTTTTTTGAAGGAAAGAAAACAGATTCAGCAGAAGTTTTAAAACATTTTAACTGGGAACCAATTGTTTTGCAGTCAAAAGAAGGTTTAGCTCTGTTGAACGGAACTCAATTTATGAGTGCTTACGGAGCTCATATTTTAATAAAAGCTTATAAATATTCATACTTGGCAGATTTAATCGGAACTATTTCTTTGGAAGGTTTTGATGGAAGAATCGAACCATTTAATGAATTGATACATTATATACGTCCGCACAAAGGGCAAATTGTAACTGCACAAAGAATTACTGAATTCTTAGAAGGAAGCGAAATTATCGCTCAGGAAAAGAAACATGTTCAGGATCCTTATTCTTTCCGTTGTATGCCGCAGGTTCACGGCGCTTCAAAAGATGCGATTGATTATGTTCGGAAAGTATTCAAAACTGAAATCAATTCGGTAACCGATAATCCTAATATATTTATAGAAGCCGATCAGATTATTTCAGGAGGAAATTTCCACGGACAGCCTTTAGCGTTGGCGTTGGATTTTATGGCAATTGCTTTGGCAGAATTAGGAAGTATTTCAGAAAGAAGAACCTATCAGTTAATTTCTGGTTTACGAAATCTTCCGGCATTTTTGGTTGATAATCCGGGGTTAAATTCAGGATTTATGATTCCGCAGTATACGGCGGCAAGTATAGCAAGTCAGAACAAACAATTGGCAACTCCGGCAAGTATCGATAGTATTGTTTCGAGTAACGGGCAGGAAGATCACGTAAGCATGGGAGCAAACGGAGCGACAAAAGCCTTACGAATTTTAGATAATTTAGAACGTATTTTAGCTATTGAATTATTGAATGCATCTCAGGCAATTGCGTACAGAGAGCCTTTAAAATCAAGTGATTTTATCGAAATGTTCCTAAGCAGTTACAGAGAAGTAGTGCCCTTGGTAAAAGAAGACAGAATCTTACATAACGACATAGAAAACACAGTTTTATTCCTTGATAGTTTTCAAATAGAAAACGATTTGTTAACAATGGCTTAA
- a CDS encoding DUF47 family protein → MSINSIFQFLVPKDKKFFPLFEEASSNLIELASNLHEAVNLPLKEREILFQKIDELEQKGEDITRQTNLELSRNFITPFDREDIHTLITSIDNVADYLHGASSRMRLYQVDKITKSIRKMTEINLEACQNIDSAVKELRNLQNFKVIKDACARINKLENKSDNVYNKAVFEIFENETDAKNIIKYKEVLSVLESATDKCKSVANILESISVKHS, encoded by the coding sequence ATGTCAATAAACAGTATTTTCCAATTTTTAGTGCCGAAAGACAAGAAATTCTTTCCACTTTTTGAAGAGGCTTCAAGCAATTTAATTGAATTAGCTTCTAACTTACACGAAGCTGTAAATTTACCATTAAAGGAAAGAGAGATTCTTTTTCAAAAGATTGACGAATTAGAACAAAAAGGAGAAGATATCACTCGTCAGACAAACTTAGAGTTAAGCAGAAACTTCATTACTCCGTTTGACCGTGAAGATATTCATACATTAATTACTTCAATTGATAACGTTGCAGATTACCTTCATGGTGCATCTAGCCGTATGAGATTGTATCAGGTAGATAAGATTACAAAATCTATCAGAAAAATGACAGAAATCAACCTTGAAGCTTGTCAAAACATTGACAGTGCGGTAAAAGAGTTGAGAAACTTACAAAATTTTAAAGTTATTAAAGATGCGTGTGCCAGAATTAACAAACTGGAAAACAAATCTGATAACGTTTATAACAAAGCAGTTTTTGAAATTTTTGAAAACGAAACAGACGCTAAAAATATCATTAAATATAAAGAGGTGTTATCTGTTTTAGAATCAGCAACAGACAAATGTAAGAGTGTTGCAAACATACTAGAATCTATTTCTGTAAAACATTCTTAA
- a CDS encoding inorganic phosphate transporter, which produces MTLLILIIVLALIFDYINGFHDAANAIATVVATKVLTPFQAVVWAAFFNFLAYWVFGFGVADTVAKTAHTMEINLVVILAGVIAAICWNLLTWWLGIPSSSSHTLIGGFAGAAVAHAIAVHGFSGYVGEDGATHYWYEIVSWYKAGKDGAMPSGVLIIIAFIVLAPLLGALASYLISIWLLNASRKSIGPKIFTGALMIATIWFVYSQMVPYSEIEKPRFSSHFWSVAFEAHNIKWFLVAFIILTVSAFCLIFSSLNLHQADAALKKMQLLSSAAFSLGHGGNDSQKVMGIIAAAVAVYINTNHGVHMDAWLDVVLPNEDLGVKGQMPSWIPLACYSAIAAGTLSGGWKIVKTMGSKITKVSSFEGVAAETAGALTLYFTEHLKIPVSTTHTITGSIIGVGLTKRVSAVRWGVTVSLVWAWILTIPISAILAGLVYFVLSVFI; this is translated from the coding sequence ATGACGCTACTTATATTAATTATAGTACTTGCTTTAATTTTTGATTACATCAATGGTTTTCATGATGCGGCAAATGCTATAGCGACTGTTGTTGCAACAAAGGTTTTGACACCTTTTCAGGCGGTAGTCTGGGCAGCATTTTTTAACTTTCTGGCTTATTGGGTTTTTGGATTTGGTGTTGCAGATACTGTTGCTAAAACGGCGCACACTATGGAAATTAATCTAGTAGTTATCTTGGCTGGAGTTATTGCGGCAATATGCTGGAACTTATTGACTTGGTGGTTAGGAATCCCTTCAAGTTCTTCACATACATTAATTGGAGGTTTTGCTGGAGCAGCTGTAGCGCATGCAATTGCTGTTCACGGATTCTCAGGCTATGTTGGAGAAGACGGAGCAACTCATTATTGGTATGAAATTGTGAGCTGGTATAAGGCTGGAAAAGATGGGGCAATGCCTTCGGGAGTTCTTATTATTATTGCTTTTATTGTTTTAGCACCATTATTAGGAGCGCTGGCTTCTTATTTAATCTCGATTTGGCTGCTTAATGCTTCTCGTAAAAGTATTGGTCCAAAAATATTCACCGGAGCTTTAATGATTGCGACAATCTGGTTTGTATATTCTCAAATGGTTCCTTATTCTGAAATTGAAAAACCAAGGTTCAGTTCGCATTTTTGGAGTGTTGCTTTTGAAGCTCATAATATTAAATGGTTTTTAGTAGCCTTTATTATCTTAACAGTTAGCGCATTCTGTTTAATATTTAGCAGTTTAAATCTTCATCAGGCTGATGCTGCTTTAAAGAAAATGCAATTACTATCTTCTGCAGCTTTTAGTTTAGGTCACGGAGGAAACGATTCTCAAAAAGTAATGGGTATTATTGCAGCAGCTGTTGCAGTTTACATAAACACAAATCATGGTGTTCATATGGATGCCTGGTTAGATGTTGTTTTACCAAATGAAGATTTAGGTGTTAAAGGACAAATGCCAAGCTGGATTCCGTTAGCATGTTATTCTGCAATCGCAGCAGGAACTTTAAGTGGTGGATGGAAAATTGTGAAAACAATGGGTTCTAAAATCACAAAAGTAAGTTCGTTTGAAGGTGTTGCTGCAGAAACAGCTGGAGCTTTGACACTTTACTTTACTGAGCACTTAAAAATTCCAGTAAGTACAACGCATACTATCACAGGATCTATCATTGGTGTTGGATTGACAAAACGTGTATCTGCAGTTCGCTGGGGAGTTACAGTAAGCCTGGTTTGGGCATGGATCTTAACTATTCCTATTTCTGCAATATTAGCAGGTTTGGTTTACTTTGTACTAAGCGTATTTATTTAG
- a CDS encoding YetF domain-containing protein, with protein sequence MLFPYFDIILRSVAVYFFMTIALRIFGKKELSQLNTADIILILLISNSVQNAMVGPDTSLLGGLVAALVLFVINFAIKKLTRRYKTLGNILLDKPEVLIHDGKLDFKALSKLDISDEELKEAMREHGIEFFKNVKLAMLEIDGTISIISEDQDKLKQTHYKRKRNHKNFRK encoded by the coding sequence ATGCTTTTCCCTTATTTTGATATTATTCTCAGAAGCGTTGCCGTTTATTTTTTCATGACAATAGCATTACGCATTTTTGGCAAAAAAGAACTCTCTCAATTAAATACTGCCGATATTATTCTGATTTTGTTAATCAGTAACTCGGTTCAAAATGCAATGGTTGGTCCTGATACCAGTCTTTTAGGCGGTTTGGTTGCGGCGCTGGTTTTGTTTGTAATCAACTTTGCTATCAAAAAACTAACACGCCGATACAAGACACTTGGTAATATATTACTGGATAAACCAGAAGTATTAATTCACGACGGTAAACTTGATTTTAAAGCTTTAAGCAAACTGGATATTTCTGATGAAGAATTAAAAGAAGCCATGAGAGAACATGGAATCGAATTTTTCAAAAATGTAAAACTGGCTATGCTGGAAATTGACGGAACGATAAGTATCATTTCTGAAGATCAGGATAAACTAAAACAAACACATTATAAAAGAAAACGCAATCATAAAAACTTTAGAAAATAA
- a CDS encoding ATP-dependent Clp protease ATP-binding subunit codes for MDDNFSPRVKDVITYSKEEALRLGHDFIGTEHLMLGILRDGNGKAIHILNNLAVDLDHLRRKVEILSPANHSVEVNAEKKNLHLTRQAERALKTTFLEAKVFQSSSISTAHLLLCILRNENDPTTKLLNKLKIDYDIAKEQYLNMTPNEEEFLENLPRNESYNDDSGQDDSLKESSFNNPANKSNKKSKTPVLDNFGRDLTEMAEEGKLDPVVGREKEIERVSQILSRRKKNNPLLIGEPGVGKSAIAEGLALRIIQKKVSRILFHKRVVTLDLASLVAGTKYRGQFEERMKAVMNELEKNDDIILFIDEIHTIVGAGGATGSLDASNMFKPALARGEIQCIGATTLDEYRQYIEKDGALERRFQKVIVEPTSVEETIAILNNVKDKYEDHHNVTYTPEAIEACVKLTDRYMSERFLPDKAIDALDEAGSRVHITNIDVPKQILDLERQLEEVREMKNMVVKKQKYEEAAKLRDDEKRIEKDLALAQEQWEEDSKNNRIEVTEDNVADVVSMMTGIPVNRIAQTESNKLAKLPDLIQNKVIGQNDAVLKIARSIQRNRAGLKDPNKPIGSFIFLGQTGVGKTQLAKVLAKELFDSEDALVRIDMSEYMEKFAISRLVGAPPGYVGYEEGGQLTEKVRRKPYCVVLLDEIEKAHPDVFNMMLQVLDDGYLTDSLGRKIDFKNTIIIMTSNVGARQLKDFGQGVGFGTAARTAQADENSKSIIENALKKTFAPEFLNRIDDVIVFNALEKADIDLIIEIELKKLYSRIAELGYKLSLTDKAKAFIAEKGFDKQFGARPLKRAIQKYVEDLLAEEIITSKIHSGDEILMDLKDDSQELSVEIHKAEEPTNQ; via the coding sequence ATGGATGATAATTTTTCACCAAGAGTAAAAGATGTTATTACATACAGTAAGGAAGAAGCCCTTCGTTTAGGACACGACTTTATTGGTACTGAACATCTAATGCTGGGCATTTTAAGAGATGGTAACGGAAAAGCTATTCATATACTTAATAACCTGGCAGTCGATTTAGACCATTTACGCAGGAAGGTAGAAATACTGAGTCCCGCCAACCACAGCGTTGAAGTAAATGCCGAAAAGAAAAACCTTCATCTTACCCGACAGGCCGAAAGGGCGCTGAAGACCACTTTTCTTGAAGCAAAAGTATTTCAAAGTTCGTCGATTAGCACAGCTCATTTGCTTCTATGCATCTTACGAAACGAAAACGATCCAACAACCAAGCTGTTGAATAAGCTAAAAATAGATTATGACATAGCTAAAGAACAATATTTAAACATGACGCCAAACGAAGAAGAATTCTTAGAAAACTTGCCAAGAAACGAATCGTATAATGACGATTCAGGACAAGATGACAGTCTAAAGGAAAGCAGTTTTAATAATCCCGCCAATAAGTCAAACAAAAAATCTAAGACTCCGGTTCTGGATAATTTTGGGAGAGATTTAACAGAAATGGCAGAGGAAGGAAAACTTGACCCTGTTGTAGGACGCGAAAAAGAAATTGAACGCGTTTCTCAAATTTTAAGCCGAAGAAAAAAGAACAACCCGCTTCTTATTGGAGAACCCGGAGTTGGTAAATCTGCTATTGCAGAAGGACTTGCGTTACGCATTATTCAAAAGAAAGTATCACGTATCCTGTTCCACAAACGTGTAGTTACTCTTGATTTAGCTAGTTTAGTGGCAGGAACAAAATACAGAGGCCAGTTTGAAGAAAGAATGAAAGCCGTTATGAACGAGCTTGAAAAAAATGACGATATCATTCTATTTATAGATGAAATTCATACTATAGTAGGTGCTGGTGGAGCAACAGGTTCTCTTGATGCATCCAACATGTTCAAACCTGCTTTAGCAAGAGGCGAAATTCAATGTATTGGCGCTACTACTCTTGATGAGTACAGACAATATATTGAAAAAGACGGCGCTCTTGAAAGACGTTTCCAGAAAGTAATCGTTGAACCAACTTCTGTTGAAGAAACAATCGCTATTTTAAATAACGTAAAAGACAAATACGAAGATCACCACAATGTAACGTATACACCAGAAGCTATTGAAGCCTGTGTTAAACTTACAGATCGTTATATGTCTGAACGTTTCTTACCAGACAAAGCTATTGATGCGCTTGATGAGGCCGGATCTCGTGTACACATTACAAATATTGATGTTCCAAAACAAATTTTAGATTTAGAACGTCAGTTAGAAGAAGTGCGTGAAATGAAAAACATGGTAGTTAAAAAACAAAAATATGAAGAAGCTGCCAAACTTCGCGATGATGAAAAACGTATCGAAAAAGACCTAGCTTTAGCACAAGAACAATGGGAAGAAGATTCTAAAAACAACAGAATTGAAGTTACAGAAGATAATGTAGCCGATGTTGTTTCTATGATGACCGGAATTCCTGTAAACAGAATTGCACAGACAGAAAGCAACAAATTAGCCAAATTACCTGATTTAATTCAGAACAAAGTAATTGGTCAAAATGATGCTGTTCTTAAAATCGCACGTTCTATACAACGTAACAGAGCCGGACTTAAAGATCCTAACAAACCAATTGGTTCATTTATTTTCTTAGGTCAGACTGGTGTTGGTAAAACACAATTAGCAAAAGTTTTAGCAAAAGAATTATTTGATTCAGAAGATGCGCTAGTTCGTATCGACATGAGCGAATACATGGAAAAATTTGCGATTTCTCGTTTAGTTGGAGCGCCTCCGGGATACGTAGGTTATGAAGAAGGTGGTCAATTAACTGAAAAAGTTCGTAGAAAACCATATTGTGTTGTTCTTTTAGACGAGATCGAAAAAGCACATCCGGATGTATTCAATATGATGTTACAAGTTTTAGATGACGGATATTTGACTGATAGTTTAGGTCGCAAAATTGACTTTAAAAACACTATCATTATCATGACATCTAACGTTGGTGCACGTCAATTAAAAGACTTCGGACAAGGTGTTGGATTCGGTACTGCTGCAAGAACAGCTCAGGCTGATGAAAACTCAAAAAGCATTATCGAAAATGCATTGAAGAAAACTTTTGCTCCTGAGTTCTTAAACAGAATTGATGACGTAATTGTATTCAACGCATTAGAAAAAGCTGATATTGATTTGATTATCGAAATCGAATTGAAAAAACTATATTCTCGTATTGCAGAGTTAGGTTACAAATTAAGCTTAACAGACAAAGCTAAAGCATTTATTGCAGAAAAAGGTTTTGATAAGCAATTTGGAGCAAGACCTCTAAAAAGAGCAATTCAGAAATATGTTGAAGATTTGTTAGCAGAAGAAATCATCACTTCAAAAATACATTCAGGAGATGAAATCCTGATGGATCTTAAAGATGATTCACAAGAACTTTCAGTAGAAATTCATAAAGCTGAAGAGCCGACAAATCAATAA